The following proteins come from a genomic window of Deltaproteobacteria bacterium:
- a CDS encoding OmpA family protein, protein MWLRQRTTARRSSTPRPTPPQVEIGGHTDNVGTHDYNLKLSDARAAAVKDWLTAHGIAAGRLTSHGYGDTQPIVPNDSELNRAKNRRVELKKPNCK, encoded by the coding sequence CTGTGGTTACGGCAGAGGACTACGGCGAGGCGCAGTTCAACACCACGGCCGACGCCACCTCAGGTGGAGATCGGCGGCCACACCGATAATGTCGGAACCCACGACTACAACCTGAAGCTCTCCGACGCGCGCGCGGCCGCGGTGAAGGATTGGCTCACCGCGCACGGCATCGCCGCCGGCCGCCTCACCAGCCACGGCTATGGCGATACGCAGCCGATCGTGCCGAACGACAGCGAGCTCAACCGCGCGAAGAACCGGCGGGTGGAGCTGAAGAAGCCGAACTGCAAGTAG
- a CDS encoding tetratricopeptide repeat protein — translation MVEETNLAEVDARCGDANDALREANHGVQTFSAMGDADSNGYRAWALVGRAQAFARLGRFEEAHADLEVARGIYESQENPEPNEMGDL, via the coding sequence GTGGTCGAGGAGACCAACCTCGCGGAGGTGGACGCCCGCTGTGGCGACGCGAACGACGCACTCCGGGAGGCGAACCACGGCGTGCAGACCTTCTCGGCGATGGGCGATGCCGACTCGAATGGCTATCGCGCCTGGGCGCTGGTCGGCCGGGCGCAGGCCTTCGCGCGACTGGGCCGCTTCGAGGAGGCGCACGCCGACCTGGAGGTGGCCCGAGGCATCTACGAGAGCCAGGAGAACCCCGAGCCCAACGAGATGGGCGACCTCTAG
- a CDS encoding cellulase family glycosylhydrolase, with the protein MKTLPRFTCDGRWIRDELGRVRLFRGANVSGRSKLPPFLPFDAPAAFDPLARWGWNVVRLLVIWEALEPERGTYDDAYLAKIQALAKAAGERGLHVIIDFHQDLFSRALGGDGAPGWALPTQRPSSPGRSWFFRYLTRPSVGRAFERFWRDADGLRSSMLACMRRVMRAMTGSSAVLGYDVFNEPMGDLAAFLGGDLERRALPAYYEACVRARDELDPTRLLFIEPSPFAAFGAPVRLPRLAARNVVFAPHLYDAPAILAGRYLRAASLFPLSLRRLEGTARRLDMPLLVGEFGVLNGAKGGGRMIEDACCLLDRAFASWAVWHYNPTDVDWNEEDASIVTPDGGDRPWTGALVRPYPRALAGEPVGWESGDGGPWRLRYRAAGDATTEIVIPQRWAGGRARVRVEGAASRWTLEDEGALLSIEAPRREMVVVELER; encoded by the coding sequence ATGAAGACGCTGCCCCGATTCACCTGCGATGGTCGATGGATTCGCGACGAGCTCGGTCGGGTGCGCCTCTTCCGCGGCGCCAACGTCTCGGGCCGCAGCAAGCTCCCTCCCTTTCTGCCCTTCGATGCCCCCGCGGCGTTCGATCCGCTGGCCCGCTGGGGTTGGAACGTGGTGCGTCTGCTGGTGATCTGGGAGGCGCTCGAGCCCGAGCGAGGCACCTACGACGACGCCTACCTCGCCAAGATTCAGGCCCTGGCGAAGGCCGCTGGCGAGCGGGGCTTGCACGTCATCATCGATTTTCACCAGGACCTCTTCTCGCGAGCGCTGGGCGGCGATGGCGCGCCGGGCTGGGCGCTCCCCACGCAGCGGCCCTCCTCGCCCGGCCGCTCGTGGTTCTTCCGATACTTGACCCGACCCTCGGTGGGGCGCGCCTTCGAGCGCTTCTGGCGGGACGCCGATGGCCTGCGCAGCTCGATGCTCGCCTGCATGCGACGGGTGATGCGGGCCATGACCGGAAGCTCGGCCGTGTTGGGCTACGACGTCTTCAACGAACCGATGGGCGACCTCGCTGCGTTCCTCGGGGGAGACCTCGAGCGGCGGGCGCTGCCGGCCTACTACGAGGCGTGCGTCCGCGCCCGCGACGAGCTGGATCCGACGAGGCTCCTCTTCATCGAGCCGTCGCCGTTCGCCGCGTTCGGCGCACCGGTCAGGTTGCCGCGCTTGGCTGCGCGAAACGTGGTCTTCGCGCCCCACCTCTATGATGCCCCCGCCATCCTCGCCGGCCGATACCTGCGGGCGGCGTCGCTGTTCCCGCTCAGCCTGCGTCGCCTCGAAGGCACCGCACGCCGGCTGGACATGCCGCTGCTCGTGGGGGAGTTCGGCGTGCTCAATGGCGCAAAGGGCGGAGGCCGCATGATCGAGGACGCGTGCTGCCTGCTCGATCGCGCGTTCGCGAGCTGGGCCGTCTGGCACTACAACCCGACCGACGTCGACTGGAACGAGGAAGACGCGTCGATCGTCACGCCGGACGGGGGCGATCGCCCGTGGACAGGTGCGCTGGTGCGCCCCTACCCGCGCGCGCTGGCGGGCGAGCCGGTCGGTTGGGAGAGCGGCGACGGCGGCCCCTGGCGCCTCCGCTATCGCGCCGCGGGCGACGCCACGACGGAGATCGTGATCCCCCAGCGCTGGGCGGGCGGGCGCGCGCGGGTGCGCGTCGAGGGTGCCGCGTCGCGCTGGACCCTCGAAGACGAGGGCGCGCTCCTGTCGATCGAGGCGCCGCGCAGGGAAATGGTGGTGGTCGAGCTCGAACGGTGA
- a CDS encoding VCBS repeat-containing protein, which yields MRGTELPDLGLPETPAPVFVDLDGDRVPELIAIGDAGLYVRPGLGGGAFGAPRVLSTAAGLAALAVGDLDGDGRLDVVGSGYGPLLFLLQLADGGFDGHLVPDAGTWTGITADLDGNGRASFIASDEANHLGVWALWEDGGVGPRSIVDGGHFDDFWEMRLFLTDIDGDGSPEIVLLNRSGMWFTRWHCDHLEPVTKAGVYGAPKAIADLDGDGRADLIADSEVMLGLGDGGFSVSGRIGGLSTVFAAAATDLDGDGTPELVSTTRLSSGYECEIAKRGPAGTFDVVQRYDCGLGNSTTFDLGAQVADVDGDGAPDLVMGSRVIRNDGTGRLQAAELLGDAGFRVTPDLALADVDGDGVNDILAWCTDGGASWFEALPTGAFAPPQPLVSAAGVKDVRQFLDLDGDGRADMIHTTPSGLFFAHGAGDGSFVDVGVVGPVAVRAFAPATDGTGRDALDVLTLDGVLQLFAGDGGVASRTLLWLDGGFGPSFDRLAHADFDGDGVEDLLTCGSPCSLWWGLADGGYSEATQTALFNHEHLVAGDYDGDGKADLITDGLRILLSQGDGGFVLASTAPMGAMEPALVDLASDGRLEIGAIVGANLALLPAGTLDGGAVARTPVSGRAQGHLVAGRLGAGGGWGFVTSNDTNQVVVVGDLCWPDAGP from the coding sequence ATGCGCGGCACCGAGCTGCCCGACCTGGGTTTGCCCGAGACGCCTGCGCCGGTCTTCGTCGACCTCGATGGCGATCGAGTTCCCGAGCTCATCGCCATCGGCGACGCAGGCCTCTATGTGAGGCCCGGGCTTGGCGGTGGTGCGTTCGGCGCGCCGCGCGTGCTCTCGACCGCCGCGGGCCTGGCAGCGCTGGCGGTCGGCGACCTCGACGGCGATGGTCGGCTGGACGTCGTGGGCAGCGGATATGGGCCCCTCCTCTTCTTGCTGCAGCTCGCGGACGGCGGCTTCGATGGGCACCTGGTCCCCGACGCAGGCACCTGGACCGGGATCACCGCGGATCTCGATGGCAACGGGAGGGCGTCCTTCATCGCCTCGGACGAAGCGAACCACCTGGGCGTGTGGGCGCTCTGGGAGGACGGCGGCGTCGGCCCGCGATCGATCGTCGACGGCGGCCACTTCGATGACTTCTGGGAGATGCGCCTGTTCTTGACCGACATCGACGGCGACGGCTCGCCCGAGATCGTCCTCCTCAACCGGTCCGGGATGTGGTTCACGCGGTGGCACTGCGACCACCTCGAGCCCGTGACCAAGGCCGGCGTCTACGGAGCGCCCAAGGCCATCGCAGATCTCGATGGTGATGGGCGTGCGGACCTGATTGCGGACAGTGAGGTGATGCTTGGCCTCGGCGACGGTGGCTTCAGTGTCTCCGGGCGCATTGGCGGCCTCTCCACCGTTTTCGCGGCGGCAGCCACGGATCTCGATGGAGACGGCACGCCAGAGCTGGTGAGCACAACGAGGCTCTCGTCTGGATACGAGTGCGAAATCGCCAAACGAGGCCCTGCCGGGACGTTCGACGTGGTCCAGCGGTACGACTGCGGCCTGGGGAACTCCACCACCTTCGACTTGGGAGCCCAGGTCGCCGACGTGGACGGCGACGGGGCTCCGGATCTCGTGATGGGGAGCCGGGTCATCCGCAACGACGGCACCGGCCGGCTCCAGGCCGCAGAGCTGCTCGGCGACGCCGGGTTTCGCGTGACGCCGGACCTGGCGCTCGCCGACGTCGACGGCGATGGCGTCAACGACATCCTGGCCTGGTGCACCGACGGCGGCGCCTCCTGGTTCGAGGCGCTCCCCACGGGCGCCTTCGCTCCCCCTCAACCGCTCGTGTCCGCGGCGGGCGTGAAGGACGTGAGGCAATTCCTCGACCTGGATGGAGACGGCCGCGCAGATATGATCCACACCACGCCGAGCGGCCTGTTCTTCGCGCACGGAGCCGGCGACGGAAGCTTCGTCGACGTTGGCGTCGTGGGGCCGGTCGCCGTTCGTGCGTTCGCGCCGGCAACGGATGGCACCGGACGCGACGCCCTCGACGTCCTCACCCTCGATGGCGTGCTCCAGCTCTTCGCGGGAGATGGGGGCGTGGCTTCGAGGACGCTGCTGTGGCTCGATGGCGGCTTCGGTCCCAGCTTCGATCGCCTCGCCCACGCCGACTTCGACGGTGACGGCGTCGAGGATCTGCTGACGTGTGGCTCGCCGTGTTCGCTGTGGTGGGGCCTCGCGGACGGCGGTTATTCCGAAGCGACCCAGACGGCGCTCTTCAACCACGAGCACCTCGTCGCCGGGGACTACGACGGCGACGGCAAGGCGGATCTGATCACCGATGGGCTGCGCATCCTGCTCTCGCAAGGAGACGGTGGATTCGTGCTGGCGAGCACGGCGCCCATGGGCGCCATGGAGCCCGCGCTTGTCGACCTCGCTAGCGATGGGCGATTGGAGATTGGCGCCATCGTCGGGGCCAATTTGGCACTTCTGCCCGCAGGGACGCTCGACGGCGGCGCGGTCGCCCGCACTCCCGTTTCAGGACGCGCCCAGGGCCACCTGGTGGCGGGCCGCCTCGGCGCCGGCGGCGGATGGGGGTTCGTGACCAGCAACGACACGAACCAGGTCGTGGTGGTAGGCGACCTCTGCTGGCCAGATGCGGGGCCGTGA
- a CDS encoding response regulator, producing MGPADRPLRVLVVEDDVALAELTAEVLRDDGTEVAVAHSLDEVRAAGTHGVTSDLALLDINLGPGQPTGLEVYDWLAAHGFAGRLVFITGHATTNPLVREAAAVPMATLLSKPYDVGRLLELVQVPP from the coding sequence ATGGGTCCCGCGGACCGGCCTCTCCGGGTTCTCGTCGTCGAGGATGACGTGGCTCTCGCCGAGCTCACGGCAGAGGTTCTTCGCGATGACGGCACGGAAGTCGCGGTTGCCCACTCGCTCGACGAGGTGCGGGCGGCCGGAACGCACGGCGTGACCAGCGACCTCGCACTCCTGGACATCAACCTCGGCCCGGGGCAGCCCACAGGCCTCGAGGTGTACGACTGGTTGGCGGCCCACGGCTTCGCGGGGCGTCTGGTCTTCATCACCGGGCACGCCACCACGAACCCGCTCGTCCGAGAGGCGGCCGCGGTCCCCATGGCCACCTTGCTCTCGAAGCCGTACGACGTCGGACGCCTGCTGGAGCTGGTCCAGGTGCCACCGTGA
- a CDS encoding DUF1801 domain-containing protein → MKKDPEIDRYLANVLPDRRSALQELRKRIHSIVPGLAECISYKMPAFRFEGQVIAGFAATSKGCSYFPFSGSTLRTLRKDLATYSQTKSALHFTPEKRLPATLVRKLLRARIAELK, encoded by the coding sequence ATGAAAAAGGATCCCGAGATCGACCGCTACCTCGCGAACGTGCTCCCCGATCGCCGCTCGGCGCTGCAGGAGCTTCGAAAGCGAATCCACAGCATCGTCCCTGGCCTCGCCGAGTGCATCAGCTACAAGATGCCCGCCTTTCGCTTCGAAGGGCAGGTCATCGCGGGCTTCGCGGCGACGTCCAAAGGCTGCTCGTATTTCCCCTTCAGCGGCTCCACGCTGCGGACGCTCCGCAAGGACCTGGCGACGTACAGCCAGACCAAGAGCGCCCTGCACTTCACGCCCGAGAAGCGCTTGCCTGCGACGCTCGTGCGGAAGCTGCTCCGGGCGCGAATCGCCGAGCTGAAGTGA
- a CDS encoding alpha/beta hydrolase, whose amino-acid sequence MPFVNVKGGVEIFYKDWGKGRPLFFHHGWPLSSDDWDAQLMFFLGKGFRVIAHDRRGHGRSTQTDLGNDMDTYADDVAALVTALDLKDVTHIGHSTGGGEVVRYLARHGTMRARNAAIISAIPPVMVKSAKNPGGTPIEVFDGIRKGQAANRAQYFLDFASGPFYGFNRPGAKVSEGIIRNWWRQGMMGSTLAQYECIKVFSETDMTEDLKKIDIPLLVMHSEDDQVVPFADAGPLSAKLAPKATLKVYKDFPHGMPTTHAEVINADLLAFIKG is encoded by the coding sequence ATGCCTTTCGTGAACGTCAAAGGTGGCGTCGAGATTTTCTACAAAGATTGGGGCAAGGGTCGGCCCCTGTTCTTCCACCATGGCTGGCCGCTGTCGTCCGACGACTGGGACGCCCAGCTGATGTTCTTCTTGGGCAAGGGCTTTCGGGTGATCGCCCACGACCGCCGCGGCCACGGGCGCTCCACCCAGACCGACCTCGGCAATGACATGGACACCTACGCCGATGACGTGGCCGCCCTCGTCACCGCGCTCGATCTCAAGGACGTCACCCACATCGGCCACTCGACCGGTGGCGGCGAGGTGGTGCGCTACCTCGCTCGGCACGGGACGATGCGCGCGCGGAACGCGGCCATCATCAGCGCCATCCCGCCGGTGATGGTGAAGTCTGCCAAGAACCCCGGCGGTACGCCGATCGAGGTCTTCGACGGTATCCGCAAGGGCCAGGCCGCGAACCGGGCCCAGTACTTCCTCGATTTTGCCTCGGGCCCCTTCTACGGCTTCAACCGGCCGGGCGCGAAGGTGTCGGAGGGCATCATTCGCAACTGGTGGCGCCAGGGGATGATGGGCAGCACCCTGGCCCAGTACGAGTGCATCAAGGTCTTCTCCGAGACCGACATGACCGAAGACCTCAAGAAGATCGACATCCCGCTGCTGGTGATGCACAGCGAGGACGATCAGGTCGTCCCGTTCGCCGACGCGGGGCCGCTCTCGGCCAAGCTGGCGCCGAAGGCCACGCTCAAGGTCTACAAGGACTTCCCCCACGGCATGCCCACCACGCACGCCGAGGTCATCAACGCGGACCTGCTGGCGTTCATCAAGGGCTGA
- a CDS encoding NAD(P)/FAD-dependent oxidoreductase: MTTHYDDLVIGTGMGGLTVGAMLAKSGRRVLLLEAHDTAGGYAHTFQMKDYRFCAQVHYIFNCGEGETIHRFLSRLGVAEQVPFVRLDPEGFDHVVVGGERFRIPNGLAKFRERLMRQFPEAHEPLRRYFEVIAAIADGLDRLDAVPPLLSPAALLAAWRYRHVIRHLRWTLEDLYDDVQMPPKLRAILAGQCGDYLLPPRDVSLLLHVALVSGYDRGAYYPKRHYFHFIETIVEAIRAQPGCAVLLEHEVERIHVERGQVVGVTAKNGARFTADRYISNVDPKRTARLAGEQSFTGQDAERLDYDYSSGTITLYLGIRGLDLREHGFGSHNVWHYPHADLNRIYDDQLLRNDLRDPWLFLSTPTLHSEEPGLCPPGDQILEVATSCDEAHFAQLRRRDRRAYNFEKKRLRDHLLDVLERHYLPGLRRHLVKQVMGTPATNERFCWAPLGNSYGAALTPRHVGLARKPYRSSLKNLWLVNATAGFPSVAGTVSAGLTLYRELSGDAV, translated from the coding sequence ATGACCACCCACTACGACGACCTGGTGATTGGGACGGGAATGGGCGGCCTCACCGTCGGCGCGATGCTGGCGAAGTCGGGCCGCCGCGTGCTGCTCCTCGAGGCCCACGACACCGCCGGTGGCTACGCGCACACCTTCCAGATGAAGGACTACCGCTTCTGCGCGCAGGTCCACTACATCTTCAACTGCGGCGAGGGCGAGACCATCCACCGCTTCTTGTCGCGGCTGGGTGTGGCCGAGCAGGTGCCGTTCGTGCGGCTCGATCCCGAGGGCTTCGACCACGTGGTCGTGGGCGGGGAGCGCTTTCGCATTCCGAATGGGCTCGCCAAGTTTCGCGAGCGGTTGATGCGCCAGTTTCCCGAGGCGCACGAGCCGTTGCGACGATACTTCGAGGTCATTGCCGCCATCGCCGACGGGCTCGATCGCCTCGACGCCGTTCCGCCCCTGCTCTCGCCCGCCGCGCTGCTGGCCGCGTGGCGATACCGACACGTCATCCGCCACCTGCGCTGGACGCTGGAGGATCTGTACGACGACGTCCAGATGCCGCCCAAGCTCCGGGCCATCCTCGCGGGCCAGTGCGGCGACTATCTCCTGCCGCCGCGCGACGTCTCCCTGCTCCTGCACGTGGCGCTGGTGAGCGGCTACGACCGGGGCGCGTACTATCCCAAGCGCCATTACTTTCATTTTATCGAAACCATCGTCGAAGCCATTCGCGCGCAGCCTGGGTGTGCGGTGCTGCTCGAGCACGAGGTGGAGCGGATTCACGTCGAGCGCGGGCAGGTGGTGGGCGTGACCGCGAAGAACGGCGCGCGCTTCACCGCGGACCGCTACATCTCGAACGTGGACCCCAAGCGGACCGCGCGGCTGGCCGGCGAGCAGAGCTTCACGGGCCAGGACGCGGAGCGGCTCGACTACGACTACTCGAGCGGCACCATCACGTTGTACCTGGGCATCCGCGGGCTGGATCTGCGCGAGCACGGCTTCGGCTCGCACAACGTCTGGCACTACCCGCACGCAGACCTGAACCGGATCTACGACGACCAGCTCCTGCGCAACGACCTGCGCGATCCGTGGCTCTTCCTCTCCACGCCGACGCTGCACTCCGAGGAGCCGGGGCTCTGCCCGCCGGGGGATCAGATCCTGGAGGTCGCGACCTCCTGCGACGAGGCGCACTTCGCGCAGCTGCGGCGCAGGGATCGGCGCGCGTACAACTTCGAGAAGAAGCGGCTCCGGGACCACCTCCTCGACGTCCTCGAGAGGCACTACCTGCCCGGGCTGCGCAGGCACCTGGTGAAGCAGGTGATGGGCACGCCGGCTACCAACGAGCGCTTCTGCTGGGCGCCGCTTGGCAACTCGTACGGCGCGGCGCTCACCCCGCGGCACGTGGGCCTGGCGCGCAAGCCCTACCGCTCCTCGCTGAAGAACCTCTGGCTGGTGAATGCGACCGCCGGGTTTCCCAGCGTCGCCGGGACGGTGAGCGCGGGGCTGACGCTCTATCGCGAGCTCTCCGGCGACGCGGTGTAG
- the gstA gene encoding glutathione transferase GstA has protein sequence MPSGLCRSSPTDARSLQRRIDGKTHKTESGADYYAVNPKGQVPALQLEDAQVLTEGAVIVQYLADLKPEAKLAPANGTWERYRLQEWLNFVATELHKGFSPLFNPKFTGELRQAAMDRLAQRLDHVEAALSKSPFLMGQGFSVADAYLFTILTWSKRGELDLSRWPAITAFVASMRARPSVQAAMKAEGLS, from the coding sequence ATCCCATCTGGGCTGTGCCGATCTTCTCCCACGGATGCGCGCTCTCTCCAGCGCCGCATCGACGGCAAGACCCACAAGACCGAGAGCGGCGCCGACTACTACGCGGTCAATCCCAAGGGGCAGGTGCCCGCGCTGCAGCTCGAGGACGCGCAGGTGCTCACCGAGGGCGCGGTGATCGTGCAGTACCTGGCCGACTTGAAGCCGGAGGCCAAGCTGGCGCCGGCGAACGGCACCTGGGAGCGGTACCGGCTGCAGGAGTGGCTGAACTTCGTGGCCACCGAGCTGCACAAGGGCTTCAGCCCGCTCTTCAACCCCAAGTTCACCGGGGAGCTCCGGCAAGCGGCGATGGACCGTCTGGCCCAGCGGCTCGACCACGTGGAGGCCGCGCTCTCCAAGAGCCCGTTCCTCATGGGCCAAGGCTTCTCCGTGGCCGACGCGTACCTCTTCACCATCCTCACCTGGTCCAAGCGCGGGGAGCTCGACCTCTCGCGCTGGCCGGCGATCACCGCGTTCGTGGCTTCGATGCGGGCGCGTCCGTCGGTGCAGGCCGCGATGAAGGCCGAGGGGCTGAGCTGA
- a CDS encoding ABC transporter permease, whose protein sequence is MRTLLERELRRFLRVSGQTIFSPLITTSLYFVVFGMSLGHRLAEVEGVPYIRFIVPGLVSLGVVSNALLNTSSSLFSMKVQGTIIDLLVTPLSYAEILVALLTAAVVRALLVGGLMWMVAGVFSGFDLAHPLWALVLLLGIALAFAAVGMIVGIWADKFEQVNFVPAFVITPLTFLGGVFYSVRGIPPALAMLTRANPVFYLVDLVRFCMLGVHDAPLTLGVAVLAVLLAGSIGTAWWLLRSGYKLRG, encoded by the coding sequence GTGCGCACCCTGCTGGAGCGCGAGCTTCGGCGGTTCTTGCGCGTCTCCGGCCAGACCATCTTCTCGCCGCTCATCACCACCTCGCTCTACTTCGTGGTCTTCGGGATGTCGCTGGGCCACCGGCTCGCCGAGGTGGAGGGCGTGCCCTACATCCGCTTCATCGTCCCCGGGCTGGTGTCGCTGGGGGTGGTCTCCAACGCGCTGCTCAACACCAGCTCCTCGCTCTTCTCCATGAAGGTGCAGGGCACGATCATCGACCTGCTGGTCACGCCGCTCTCCTACGCGGAGATCCTGGTGGCGCTGCTCACCGCGGCGGTGGTGCGCGCCCTGCTGGTGGGCGGGTTGATGTGGATGGTGGCGGGGGTGTTCTCGGGCTTCGACCTGGCCCACCCGCTCTGGGCGCTGGTGCTGCTCCTGGGCATCGCCCTGGCGTTCGCGGCGGTGGGGATGATCGTGGGCATCTGGGCCGACAAGTTCGAGCAGGTGAACTTCGTCCCCGCGTTCGTGATCACCCCGCTCACGTTCCTGGGCGGCGTCTTCTACTCGGTGCGCGGGATTCCCCCGGCCCTGGCCATGCTCACCCGGGCCAACCCGGTCTTCTACCTGGTCGACCTGGTGCGCTTCTGCATGCTGGGCGTGCACGACGCCCCGCTGACGCTCGGCGTGGCGGTGCTGGCGGTGTTGTTGGCGGGTTCCATCGGCACCGCGTGGTGGCTCCTGCGCTCCGGCTACAAGCTGCGCGGCTGA
- a CDS encoding ABC transporter ATP-binding protein, with protein MIPAVSLKQLTKRYRTLTALDGLDLEIAQGEIFALLGPNGAGKTTAISIVAGLLRASSGTAEVLGRDVVREYRFTRRNVGLVPQEINYDPFFNVEEAIRFQAGYFGVKLTAARLDEVLEALGLQDKRKANTRALSGGMKRRLLIAKALVHEPRVLFLDEPTAGVDVELRQSLWRYVRTLRERGTTIVLTTHYLEEAQELADRVGVIHHGKLLTVDALEPLLQRHATQTLSVILATPVSEVPAPLRALGATSSEGGRRLEVATRYGQSFGPALAAVAEAGLQVVDVETRRMDLEDVFVSLVHPGAAP; from the coding sequence GTGATCCCCGCCGTCTCCCTGAAGCAGCTCACCAAGCGCTACCGCACGCTCACCGCCCTCGACGGGCTCGACCTGGAGATCGCCCAGGGCGAGATCTTCGCGTTGCTGGGCCCCAACGGCGCCGGGAAGACCACGGCAATCTCCATCGTGGCCGGGCTCCTGCGCGCGAGCAGTGGCACGGCGGAGGTGCTCGGCCGCGACGTGGTCCGCGAGTACCGCTTCACGCGGCGGAACGTGGGGCTGGTGCCGCAGGAGATCAACTACGACCCGTTCTTCAACGTCGAGGAGGCCATCCGCTTCCAGGCGGGCTACTTCGGGGTGAAGCTGACCGCGGCCCGGCTGGACGAGGTGCTCGAGGCCCTCGGGCTGCAAGACAAGCGCAAGGCCAACACCCGGGCGCTCTCGGGGGGCATGAAGCGGCGGCTGCTCATCGCCAAGGCGCTGGTGCACGAGCCGCGGGTGCTCTTCCTCGACGAGCCCACCGCGGGGGTGGACGTGGAGCTTCGGCAGAGCCTCTGGCGGTACGTGCGCACGCTGCGCGAGCGGGGCACCACCATCGTGCTCACCACCCACTACCTGGAGGAGGCGCAGGAGCTGGCCGATCGGGTGGGGGTGATTCACCACGGCAAGCTCCTCACCGTGGACGCGCTGGAGCCCTTGCTGCAGCGGCACGCCACCCAGACGCTCAGCGTGATCCTGGCCACGCCGGTCTCGGAGGTGCCCGCGCCGCTGCGCGCGCTGGGGGCGACGTCGTCGGAGGGCGGGCGAAGGCTGGAGGTGGCCACGCGGTACGGGCAGTCGTTCGGGCCGGCGCTGGCGGCGGTGGCGGAGGCGGGGCTGCAGGTGGTGGACGTGGAGACGCGGCGGATGGATCTCGAGGACGTCTTCGTCTCGCTGGTGCACCCCGGGGCCGCGCCTTGA
- a CDS encoding tryptophan-rich sensory protein — protein sequence MRTEIHPDTAARSKALLAAAGFAGAVAGASALGARSSPGRGRWYRRLRKPPFQPPSWVFAPVWTALYALIALSGHRVWRRRDRPGRNRALALWAVQLGLNATWSPLFFRARRPGLALADLGLLWLSVVGYTAAAREVDRPAAWAVVPYLGWTSFAFLLNEEIVRRNPSPRTHRSGWRLARST from the coding sequence ATGCGAACCGAGATCCATCCAGACACCGCCGCCCGCTCGAAAGCCCTCCTCGCCGCGGCCGGCTTCGCGGGGGCGGTGGCGGGGGCATCCGCGCTTGGCGCAAGGTCCTCGCCCGGGCGCGGCCGGTGGTACCGCAGGCTCCGCAAGCCGCCCTTCCAGCCGCCGAGCTGGGTGTTCGCGCCGGTGTGGACCGCCCTCTACGCGCTCATCGCGCTCTCGGGGCATCGGGTGTGGCGACGTCGGGACCGCCCGGGCCGCAACCGCGCGCTGGCCCTCTGGGCCGTGCAGCTCGGGCTGAACGCGACCTGGTCCCCGCTCTTCTTCCGGGCGAGGAGGCCAGGGCTGGCCCTCGCCGACCTCGGCCTGCTCTGGCTCTCGGTGGTGGGCTACACGGCTGCGGCGCGAGAGGTGGATCGCCCGGCGGCCTGGGCGGTGGTGCCGTACCTGGGGTGGACCAGCTTCGCCTTCCTGCTCAACGAGGAGATCGTGCGGCGGAACCCCTCACCCAGGACTCACCGGAGTGGATGGCGCCTCGCTCGTTCGACGTGA
- a CDS encoding isoprenylcysteine carboxylmethyltransferase family protein, producing MWTILSNPDPQAIDMSPLLAAFCLLFVLTGVIGVVSKRLAGGAPAPAREKRSGMLLGLAHTAAMLSGALFPWAGMGALPLSEGFAWAAVGAMLVAFAFQLWAMFTLGSLFTLTLQASPGQEVVARGPYRVVRHPGYLAQILFFVAFALACRNVLTLAVVLITDAIAYAYRIQVEERFLREALATRYEAYAAGRARLIPGLW from the coding sequence ATGTGGACGATCCTCTCGAACCCGGATCCCCAGGCCATCGACATGAGTCCGCTCCTCGCCGCCTTCTGCCTTCTCTTCGTCCTCACCGGTGTCATCGGGGTGGTGAGCAAGCGCCTCGCCGGCGGCGCGCCCGCGCCGGCGCGGGAGAAGAGGAGCGGGATGCTCCTCGGGCTCGCGCACACCGCGGCCATGCTCTCCGGCGCGCTCTTCCCCTGGGCGGGAATGGGCGCACTCCCCCTGAGCGAGGGCTTCGCCTGGGCGGCGGTGGGCGCGATGCTCGTGGCCTTCGCGTTTCAACTCTGGGCCATGTTCACCCTGGGGTCGCTCTTCACCCTCACCCTGCAGGCCAGTCCCGGGCAGGAGGTCGTCGCACGCGGGCCGTACCGGGTGGTGCGCCACCCGGGCTACCTGGCGCAGATCCTGTTCTTCGTGGCGTTCGCGCTCGCCTGCAGAAACGTCCTCACCCTCGCGGTCGTGCTCATCACCGACGCCATCGCCTATGCGTATCGCATCCAGGTGGAGGAGCGGTTCCTCCGCGAGGCACTCGCCACCCGCTACGAGGCCTACGCTGCCGGCCGGGCGAGGCTCATCCCCGGGCTGTGGTGA